A stretch of the Candidatus Jettenia sp. AMX2 genome encodes the following:
- a CDS encoding tetratricopeptide repeat protein — MMIKYFRMWLGLLLMLLLIFSVFALFAHAQGVDQVRPRDAISRQHITRAHDYFNRKQYGRVIELLEPVLMQMRDNTEVQRLLGHAAFEIGRYDLASQAYGNVIAQGEFSGDILGRVAEIERNAGRLYDAIAVLRLAILAEPEFPGFREGLAGLLIDVGEYQQAWQLLDSLINRQPYSATLHAQMGNLYIRKDQPERALSYFLTAYYLGLDDTAAMETIASLYVRQGEKENALVWYERILERADKPGVRLLRASMLFEFEQFDESLKEVPAAAPYGCKR, encoded by the coding sequence ATGATGATAAAATATTTTCGCATGTGGTTAGGATTACTGTTGATGCTGCTACTGATATTTTCTGTGTTTGCCTTGTTTGCCCATGCACAGGGCGTAGACCAGGTCAGACCGCGTGATGCTATCAGCAGGCAACATATTACCAGGGCGCATGATTATTTTAATAGAAAGCAGTATGGTCGGGTTATTGAATTGCTTGAGCCTGTATTGATGCAAATGCGTGATAATACCGAAGTACAGCGCTTGTTAGGGCATGCAGCTTTTGAGATAGGACGATATGATTTGGCAAGCCAGGCATATGGCAATGTTATTGCGCAAGGGGAGTTCAGTGGTGATATTCTTGGCCGGGTTGCTGAGATTGAGCGCAATGCCGGCCGTCTGTATGATGCCATTGCCGTTCTTCGCCTGGCAATACTGGCCGAACCGGAGTTTCCTGGTTTCAGGGAAGGGTTGGCAGGTTTGCTGATTGACGTAGGTGAATACCAGCAGGCCTGGCAGTTGCTGGATAGCCTTATCAACCGCCAGCCATACTCCGCCACTCTCCATGCACAAATGGGTAATCTTTACATTCGGAAAGATCAGCCGGAACGTGCCTTGTCATATTTTCTTACGGCATATTATCTGGGTCTCGATGACACGGCTGCAATGGAAACAATCGCTTCCCTTTATGTCCGGCAAGGTGAAAAAGAAAATGCCCTTGTCTGGTATGAACGTATTCTTGAACGTGCTGATAAGCCGGGTGTGCGTTTGCTTCGTGCCAGTATGCTTTTTGAATTTGAACAATTTGATGAAAGTTTAAAGGAAGTCCCAGCGGCTGCTCCATACGGATGTAAAAGATGA
- a CDS encoding TonB family protein, with protein sequence MKPSIQKTIFALTLTVLVNGLLFLCLASLNSSSLPDKATAMENLSVRWVLSASEQRSEISERSDQDLPLPETIEFSLPVEPEPLVLASANLQSNIQLPVQQPEMPVETPKKAAEQPVDAPEKAAEQSVVQGIMDVDAVDQPPRPRRIREPNYPADARRQGQQGFVTVRLLINQNGRIDQFEILDRQGPGTFERAVEEVVTAWQFEPARHNGVPVAVLAVQTLVFRLNE encoded by the coding sequence ATGAAACCAAGTATTCAAAAAACTATTTTTGCATTGACCCTGACCGTTCTGGTTAATGGTCTGTTGTTTCTTTGTCTGGCCAGTTTAAATAGCAGTAGCCTGCCTGATAAAGCGACTGCGATGGAAAACTTGTCAGTGCGCTGGGTGCTGTCAGCCAGCGAACAAAGATCTGAGATTTCCGAGCGTTCCGATCAGGATTTGCCTCTGCCGGAAACGATAGAGTTTTCACTGCCGGTAGAGCCAGAACCCTTAGTGCTTGCCAGTGCCAATTTACAAAGCAATATACAATTACCGGTACAGCAGCCGGAGATGCCGGTCGAGACTCCGAAAAAAGCAGCCGAGCAACCGGTCGATGCTCCGGAAAAAGCGGCCGAACAATCGGTTGTGCAGGGAATTATGGATGTGGATGCTGTTGACCAGCCGCCACGTCCTCGGCGAATACGCGAGCCGAATTATCCGGCAGATGCGCGGAGGCAGGGACAACAAGGGTTTGTAACAGTCAGACTGCTTATTAATCAAAATGGCAGGATTGATCAATTTGAGATACTCGACAGGCAGGGACCGGGTACATTTGAACGTGCCGTTGAAGAGGTGGTGACGGCATGGCAGTTTGAACCAGCAAGGCATAACGGAGTGCCCGTTGCCGTCCTTGCTGTTCAGACACTGGTTTTTCGGTTAAACGAATAA
- a CDS encoding biopolymer transporter ExbD, which produces MQGNRKTGSDAVAINLAPLIDIVFILLVFFLVTSTFVRDTGIKVDRPVATQTHLLQPKSLRISIAASGALYAEGRELDIMTLGSRVKEFHQKERGSVVVVPDKAVVAGRLIEVIDVIKLAGVQDVAVATSRPDTL; this is translated from the coding sequence ATGCAGGGAAATCGTAAAACGGGTTCAGATGCAGTTGCAATCAATCTTGCGCCGTTGATTGATATTGTATTTATTCTGCTGGTTTTTTTTCTGGTTACCAGTACCTTTGTGCGGGATACCGGAATCAAGGTTGACCGTCCGGTGGCTACGCAAACACACCTGCTCCAGCCGAAAAGCCTGCGTATTAGTATTGCCGCCAGCGGAGCATTATATGCAGAAGGGCGTGAACTGGACATTATGACTCTTGGCAGCCGGGTGAAAGAATTTCACCAAAAAGAAAGAGGTTCTGTTGTTGTTGTTCCGGATAAAGCAGTTGTGGCGGGAAGGTTAATTGAAGTCATAGACGTAATTAAGTTAGCCGGTGTACAAGATGTGGCTGTTGCTACCAGCCGGCCTGACACGTTGTGA
- a CDS encoding MotA/TolQ/ExbB proton channel family protein yields MLQQYGVVMAAIVVLSLAAWLLIGWKWLELREQRRHGIAWADQVIDHVRKGLNEQARSLCKKYDTLYLGRLLGQAVTANEPQREFFEKRLRPMLESEADMLRRRLALIATLGTLAPLLGLLGTVLGMLRTFDALRETGVVTSSSFSGGISQVLLTTQAGLVTALPIVLAYWVLNTQAQQCIDTAKLYTKKIETVLCHD; encoded by the coding sequence ATGCTTCAACAGTACGGTGTGGTAATGGCCGCTATCGTGGTGCTCTCGCTGGCAGCCTGGCTGCTGATAGGGTGGAAGTGGCTTGAGTTGCGGGAGCAGCGCCGGCATGGCATTGCATGGGCTGACCAGGTTATCGACCATGTACGGAAGGGGTTAAACGAACAGGCACGATCGTTATGCAAAAAGTATGATACCCTTTACCTTGGAAGGCTGCTTGGTCAGGCGGTGACTGCAAATGAACCACAGCGTGAGTTTTTTGAAAAACGACTTCGTCCGATGCTTGAAAGTGAGGCCGACATGCTCAGACGGCGTCTTGCGTTGATTGCTACTCTGGGAACGCTGGCACCGCTACTAGGTTTGCTGGGTACCGTACTGGGCATGCTGAGAACATTTGATGCTTTACGTGAAACCGGTGTGGTGACGTCTTCATCGTTTTCCGGGGGGATTTCACAGGTATTGCTGACAACCCAGGCCGGTCTCGTTACTGCGCTGCCAATTGTGCTTGCTTATTGGGTGCTCAATACCCAGGCACAGCAGTGTATCGATACTGCAAAACTTTACACAAAAAAAATAGAAACAGTTTTGTGTCATGATTAA
- a CDS encoding MotA/TolQ/ExbB proton channel family protein — translation MMAWVEKIRVLRSVARMIIVLFITGLLMFSGFVAAAAEVPLKMTELERYLHKLTAELEAEQSRLEVLKATLQAQLEDAQKELNQLADELLLSQIEARQMTAVEPHLRKAVSLAGRLAVYLDKVPGSTLLIEELDESIQNLKPGSPVTGRLAGVTSTLAVFAGVIDQAGRVSLTTTDLRTANGNLEQVTLLRLGHIVFAYRTKDGRIGMAIASPQDAEGFRWHEDLARKHKVKLRTLFNQVSRGTTGLVDAPADVTRQLRAEALLDTTTFRARLRSGGPVMFPLAGIALLAFAFIGERLLVLGRERPVPFMVERVMNVVDRGEMDEAEQLCAESPNTVTRVLMACLKRRRQGQHAMEDAIQEQLLHETPRLNRFLAGIAVLGAVAPLLGLLGTVTGIIQTFDVITALGEASPNMMAGGVSEALVTTATGLAMAIPIVLMYSILSSRANSIIADAEKHAATLLNKIVAYESSVAPESGK, via the coding sequence ATGATGGCATGGGTTGAAAAAATACGGGTGTTGCGGAGTGTGGCAAGGATGATAATCGTTTTGTTCATTACAGGATTGCTGATGTTCTCTGGATTTGTGGCAGCAGCGGCTGAAGTTCCATTGAAAATGACGGAGCTTGAACGGTACTTACACAAACTGACTGCTGAGCTGGAAGCAGAACAAAGCCGCCTTGAAGTTCTCAAAGCAACGTTGCAAGCACAACTGGAAGACGCACAAAAAGAACTTAATCAGCTTGCAGATGAATTACTGTTGTCTCAGATTGAGGCACGGCAAATGACAGCAGTAGAGCCACACTTACGCAAGGCGGTTTCGTTAGCCGGACGTCTCGCTGTTTATCTGGATAAAGTTCCAGGCAGTACATTGCTGATTGAAGAACTGGATGAGTCGATTCAGAACCTGAAACCTGGTAGTCCTGTGACAGGACGTCTTGCAGGTGTTACATCCACCTTAGCCGTATTTGCCGGAGTGATTGATCAGGCTGGAAGAGTATCATTGACCACCACAGATCTACGCACTGCAAATGGCAATCTGGAACAGGTAACACTGCTGCGTTTAGGCCATATTGTGTTTGCCTATCGTACAAAAGATGGCCGTATCGGAATGGCAATAGCGAGTCCTCAGGACGCCGAGGGATTCAGGTGGCATGAAGATTTAGCCAGGAAGCATAAGGTAAAGCTGAGAACCTTGTTCAATCAGGTAAGCAGGGGGACTACGGGGCTGGTTGATGCGCCGGCTGATGTTACCAGGCAACTGAGGGCTGAAGCCCTCCTTGACACGACGACCTTCCGTGCCCGTCTTCGTTCAGGCGGGCCGGTAATGTTTCCTCTTGCGGGGATTGCGCTGCTTGCATTTGCATTTATTGGCGAACGGTTACTCGTGCTTGGCCGTGAACGGCCGGTTCCTTTTATGGTCGAACGTGTCATGAATGTTGTGGACAGGGGAGAAATGGATGAGGCTGAGCAACTTTGTGCCGAATCACCCAATACGGTAACACGGGTGCTTATGGCGTGTCTGAAAAGACGGCGGCAGGGGCAACATGCAATGGAAGATGCGATTCAGGAGCAACTGCTTCACGAAACGCCGCGACTGAACCGTTTTCTTGCCGGGATCGCTGTTCTTGGTGCGGTTGCACCGCTGCTGGGATTGCTTGGTACCGTTACCGGCATTATTCAGACATTTGATGTGATTACGGCACTTGGTGAGGCAAGCCCCAATATGATGGCGGGGGGTGTATCGGAGGCGCTGGTGACTACTGCAACCGGTCTGGCAATGGCGATTCCGATTGTACTCATGTATAGCATACTGAGTAGCCGCGCTAACAGTATCATTGCGGATGCAGAGAAACATGCGGCAACATTGTTAAATAAAATTGTTGCATATGAGTCTTCCGTTGCTCCGGAATCTGGTAAGTAG
- a CDS encoding DUF3450 family protein: protein MKSSRITRTAIGVMVAFLLGMWCLPVYGEDQRRAELVAKIREKIENLELVRSQIREQRTTFRQEQQRIEAQINKLRQQLTETQESIGHKHGYVQTEEGRHDSVRQVNLQKEIAASAAGLYPLAGLIETVIQRQPYRERTVWLEQLNKVKVQCRSDTLHEQLSSMQILFDVADEILPHLDTVQLSNEPVGLADGRVVHGYVLRLGMLSSMFVSEDGRVLGIAHRNPAGGWLYDVPRKKADAARTAIAIVRRKATPALATVPLQLIKTDGSDE from the coding sequence ATGAAGTCAAGTAGAATAACACGTACTGCCATAGGAGTTATGGTTGCATTTTTGCTCGGTATGTGGTGTCTCCCTGTCTATGGAGAGGACCAGCGCCGTGCGGAATTGGTGGCAAAAATCAGGGAAAAAATCGAAAACCTTGAACTGGTTCGCAGTCAGATCCGCGAACAACGCACAACGTTCCGGCAGGAACAACAGCGTATCGAAGCTCAGATTAACAAACTACGCCAGCAGTTAACCGAAACACAGGAAAGTATCGGGCACAAACATGGCTATGTTCAAACAGAGGAAGGCCGGCACGACAGTGTACGGCAGGTAAATTTGCAAAAGGAAATTGCGGCCAGCGCTGCTGGATTGTATCCACTCGCCGGCCTGATTGAAACGGTTATTCAACGTCAGCCCTACCGTGAACGGACTGTATGGCTTGAACAACTGAATAAGGTGAAGGTGCAGTGCCGGAGCGATACCCTACATGAGCAATTATCCAGTATGCAGATACTGTTTGATGTCGCCGATGAAATACTTCCGCACCTGGATACCGTGCAGTTGTCCAATGAGCCAGTGGGGCTGGCTGATGGCCGGGTGGTGCATGGTTATGTGCTGCGTTTGGGGATGCTAAGCAGCATGTTTGTAAGTGAAGATGGCCGTGTGCTGGGAATTGCACATCGCAATCCGGCAGGAGGATGGTTGTATGACGTACCCCGCAAAAAAGCTGATGCGGCAAGAACTGCAATTGCTATTGTACGGAGAAAGGCAACACCTGCCCTTGCGACGGTACCGCTGCAGTTAATCAAGACAGATGGGAGTGATGAATGA